The genome window GGTTCATAAAACTGTTGGCGTTGGCAAGAGTGCTTCCAAATTTTTGCCCGATAGGGAGGATATAGGCATATTTTAGGTTTAGTTCCAATAAGTTAAAAATGTGATAAGGCATCCAGCAAATGAAGAAAGCAGCTATCAGTGCTGTCATGATCTTAAATGGCTTATTGGACTTCGCCATCTGGTTATTTTTCAGCTTTAGGGTGATGAGGACATaacagatgatgatgatcagtAAGGGGATCACAAATCCAAAAATGAATCGGCATACCACTACAGCAATATGTTCTTCATCGTGCGAATAGTTGTAGTAACAGACATGTTTTGAGTTGGATATTGTTATATCTCGGAAAATGGCTGGTGGCAAGCTAAGCAATGCTGAGATAATCCAGGCTAGTGCAACCATCACCAAGGCCCTGCGTATGGTGCGCTTGTTTTGTGCCCATACAGGACACATAACTGCAACACAGCGATCCACGCtaatgatgaggaggaggaagatgctGCTGAACATGTTGAGGAACAAGATAAAAGACGTAAACTTGCACATGAAGCATCCAAAGTCCCATTCACGTTTAACATTATAGGCAATGGAGAAGGGCAGGAAGGCACAGAAGAGGAAGTCAGACACAGCGAGGCTGAGGTACCAGACAGTGttgactgttttctttatctTAAACCCTGCGATGCAGATCACCAAACCATTTCCAGCAATACCAAGAGCCATAATAATCACATTGGCTATTGCCAGTAAAACACAGATCACGTCAGTGCAGTGTGCTGGAGCCACTGTTGAGGGCACTAATGCTGCAGATGAACTGTTCATTATATTATCATGGTCATTATATTCAGGGTAGTCATCTGTATCCATGATGATGTTTGAATCTGTAAAATGTAGAGAGAATAGAGTTTTGTTAGCAAAATGAGGAAGACATATTGGGTCAtgaattctgtgttttgttAAAACATGTTTTGTATTGTGAATTTTATATGTGTGAATTACATATGTATTGtgcttatatatacacagttgtgcgcaaagtttacataccccttgcagaatgtGCTAAATCtcaatactgttaacaaaataagagctCATTAAAatctcatgttgttttttatttagtcctgtcctgaataaactatttcacataacagatgtttacatatagtccacaagacaagataatagctgaatttataaaaattacccagttcaaaagtttacacatccTTCATTCTTAATAcagtgtgttgttacctggatgatccacgactgtgtttatgttttgtgatagttgttcatgagtcccttgttttccctgagcagttaaattgcccactgttcttcagaaaaatcctccaggtcctgcacattctttgcttttccagcatattctgaaTATCTGaaccctttccaacagcggctataagatgttcagatccatcttttcacactgaggacaactgaaggactcatacacaactattacaaaaggtgcaaacattcactgatgctcaagtaacacaatacattaagagccggggggatgtaaacttttgaacaggatgattggtgtaaattgttactattttgtcttctgggagacatgtaactatcttatttagcatctgaagggcagtactaaatgaaaaaaaagagctttaaacaaaataataacaatttatacTTATCATCtcttatgtgaaatagtttattcaggatcggattaaataaaacacaacatgaattttttttattttgttaatagtattaagatttagcataTTCTGCAAGGGGCATGCAATTTTGGAGCACAActgtgtacatatacacacacacacacacacacacacattatatatatatatatatatatatatatatatatatatatatatatatatatatatatatacactcgagctacgtgcacgagtgtATGCTCTtcagatgttgacaaccgtgacattgtttactttggacacgtgcgtttgttttgtttctgttctggggtattctgtcacgtcgcgagacgtaagggggtagagtacggaagcaggtaaagacgtatttatttaatccctaattttaataatatttaaataaatacgtctttacccgCTTCCGTACTCtgcataacattaacaacgtatctaactatactatatctactataatactccgcgaggtgtacagggacgcgagcggtatatatccccaatattaTCAGTCGTATAGAACCGATTAtaaccattttctgcactcttgtcaatgcactttttaatgcacttttttagttgtaggctacagagtgttccattcttccagcagtcagttataggcctaacatcggctattcaaggggggctcaaagatgagcacatatttttattttactcatttatttacttaaagttatattgtgccttgttggtagcctatgcctgctggaatgaaaaaaaatgttcagtgttaaataaatattttgtaattgtagtttttgtaattgatttacaaaatagtaaaaagcacatttttactatataatttatgcaatggtgaaaaaaatggcaaaatgaacggaaaaaacgtgttcagtattcggccaagtttttcattatattcggtttcagcaagaattttcatttcggtgcatccctaatatatatatatatatatatatatatatatatatatatatatatatatatatatatatatatatatatatatatatatatgggggatgggtgataaacacacacaaacacactctctcacacacatacactcagcGTTTAGCCATTTTACATCTACAGTGATTCAATAAAGCTTTGGTTTCCTTGATACGAGTGAGCTTCATGCAGGGTGAATATCCCAACAGTGTTCttttgaaatgtgtttttattctttatgcaatggtatatatatatatatatatatatatatatatatatatatatatatatatatatatatatatatatatatatatatagagagagagagagagagagagagagagaggctctttttttttgtttatttttttgtatgcaGAACTAATCTGTCAGATCAGTTAACCAACATATCTCTATCTCaaacacacgcgtgcacacacacacacacacacacacacgggcccGGATTGGCTAATCGGGAGCACCGGGAGAATTCCCAGTGGGCCGGTCTGTTTTTTGAGCCGCGAGCCGATGTCATGGCACTGGGTTGGAATATGGATAATGTCTCTAGGCTGACGGCACCATTTTACCACAGCcccactctttttatttattgttttcccGCAGCCCACTCGAAGAGTGCAGTTTAATGATGACGTAATTATCTTTTGACTCCCCCGACAGCGGCACCTTGCTAAAAAAGAAGTTCAAACTGACGCGGCCAAATGTACAAAACTGAGCAGTTTTTCCACCAGCACACCAAATCAGGACGATGAGATGACTGGTAAACTAACATTAAGATAGTTAGGAGCTTTGTAAGATGCCAGCAGACATGCAAA of Ictalurus punctatus breed USDA103 chromosome 22, Coco_2.0, whole genome shotgun sequence contains these proteins:
- the LOC108255815 gene encoding chemerin-like receptor 1, translating into MDTDDYPEYNDHDNIMNSSSAALVPSTVAPAHCTDVICVLLAIANVIIMALGIAGNGLVICIAGFKIKKTVNTVWYLSLAVSDFLFCAFLPFSIAYNVKREWDFGCFMCKFTSFILFLNMFSSIFLLLIISVDRCVAVMCPVWAQNKRTIRRALVMVALAWIISALLSLPPAIFRDITISNSKHVCYYNYSHDEEHIAVVVCRFIFGFVIPLLIIIICYVLITLKLKNNQMAKSNKPFKIMTALIAAFFICWMPYHIFNLLELNLKYAYILPIGQKFGSTLANANSFMNPLLYAFMGKDLKSKCCALLSKIESTFEEEGTSITNSGDGKLSSTV